The proteins below are encoded in one region of Parambassis ranga unplaced genomic scaffold, fParRan2.1 scaffold_21_arrow_ctg1, whole genome shotgun sequence:
- the LOC114429773 gene encoding tetratricopeptide repeat protein 13-like isoform X2 translates to MAPTSRAVVVVALSLLCLSRASFSTEYFSTVTLFNSELHKQGCSSLSEWEDYAADCDSSILQLEDPDCEEGSNSPCESVFSLNAEKILNQAKLFIEQKKIPFPVDNHNTNEELAIGYVLIGNGLYDEAIKHFSLLLQGDPELVSAIYGRGIAYGKKSLQDIKNADLALYELNRVITLEPNWPEVYEQRAEILSPLGRISEALGDLTKAIQLQPSARLYRHRGTLLFISEDYVAAMDDFQQSLELKKNQPIAMLYKGLTFFHRGMLKEAIETFKEALKLKSDFIDAYKSLGQAYRELGDFESAMDSFQKALMLNQNHIQSLQLRGMMLYHHGSIQEAIGNFKRCLQLEPYNEVCQYMKGLSHVAMGQFYEGIKAQTKVMLNDPLLGQKASSEYLKVKYLREYSRYLHSHLDVPVAEYNVDLDLPGNFKNHWAKNLPFLIEDYEEQPGLQPHIKDVLPQNFDSYNNDVQKLVCTADHLGALMQYDTPGFLANRRIHRAMGLATLEVMQAMHRTWSNSKVRVNGKTRQMQWRDMFDIAVKWRRIADPDQPVLWLDQMPARSLSRGFNNHINLIRGQIINIRYLAYFDNILSFIKDRILVYHGAYNPRGVLEVRQALENVNKVEDLLPIMKFNSKTRDGFTVNSKVPSMKDPGKEYDGFTITITGDRVGNMLFSVETQTTEERTQQYQSEIESIYKDLTAKGKALMLSTELGDADAVCNLILSLVYYFCNLMPLSRGSSVVAYSVVMGALMASGKEVIGRIPKGKLVDFEAMTTPSPDSFSKTAKSWMSLKSLPGWYQSLPSVAETFPSTRTMIEVLNTDSSSHCPKKS, encoded by the exons ATGGCCCCTACCAGCCGGGCTGTTGTTGTGGTGGCGCTCTCACTGCTGTGTCTGAGCCGGGCGAGCTTCTCCACCGAGTACTTCTCCACTGTCACTTTGTTCAACAGCGAGCTCCACAAGCAGGGATGCAGCTCGCTGTCCGAGTGGGAGGACTACGCGGCTGACTGCG ACTCTTCAATCTTACAGTTAGAAGACCCAGACTGTGAGGAGGGAAGCAACTCACCCTGCGAGTCGGTCTTCTCGCTTAACGCTGAGAAGATCCTG AATCAGGCCAAGTTGTTTATAGAGCAGAAGAAAATCCCCTTCCCAGTAGATAACCACAACACAAACGAAGAACTGG CCATTGGCTACGTCCTGATAGGCAACGGCCTCTACGATGAAGCCATCAAGCACTTCTCGCTCTTATTACAG GGTGACCCAGAGTTGGTCAGCGCCATTTACGGAAGAGGGATAGCATATGGGAAGAAAAGCCTGCAG GACATAAAGAATGCTGACTTGGCGTTGTACGAGCTCAACCGAGTCATCACGCTGGAGCCCAACTGGCCAGAGGTGTacgagcagagagcagag ATCCTGTCCCCTCTGGGTCGTATCAGCGAGGCTTTGGGCGACCTAACCAAAGCCATCCAGCTGCAGCCCTCTGCCCGTCTCTACAGACACAGAGGAACGCTGCTCTTCATCTCAGAG GACTACGTGGCGGCTATGGATGACTTCCAGCAGTCCTTAGAGCTGAAGAAGAACCAGCCTATCGCCATGCTGTACAAAGGCCTGACCTTCTTCCACAGAGGGATGCTCAAA GAAGCCATTGAGACGTTCAAAGAGGCGCTGAAGTTGAAGTCAGACTTCATAGATGCCTATAAAAGCCTCGGGCAGGCCTACAG aGAGCTGGGTGACTTTGAATCAGCAATGGACAGCTTTCAGAAGGCTCTCATGTTGAACCAGAACCACATCCAGTCCCTCCAGCTCCGGGGCATGATGCTGTACCACCACGGCTCAATACAGGAGGCGATCGGCAACTTCAAG AGGTGTCTTCAGTTGGAGCCCTACAATGAGGTGTGTCAGTATATGAAGGGGCTGAGTCACGTGGCCATGGGGCAGTTCTACGAGGGCATCAAGGCGCAGACCAAGGTCATGTTGAATGACCCTCTGCTCGGACAGAAGGCCAGCTCTGAATACCTCAAAGTGAAATACCTCAGAG AGTACTCTCGCTACTTGCACTCCCACCTGGACGTCCCAGTAGCAGAGTACAACGTGGACCTGGACTTGCCAGGGAACTTTAAGAACCACTGGGCCAAGAACCTGCCTTTCCTAATAGAGGACTATGAAGAGCAGCCTGGCCTGCAGCCACATATCAA AGACGTGCTGCCGCAGAACTTTGACAGCTACAACAACGACGTCCAGAAGCTGGTCTGCACCGCCGACCACCTCGGGGCCCTGATGCAGTACGACACCCCTGGCTTTTTAGCTAACAGGAGAATCCACAGAG CCATGGGCTTAGCCACCCTGGAGGTGATGCAGGCCATGCATCGGACATGGAGCAACTCTAAAGTGCGAGTCAACGGCAAGACCAGACAGATGCAGTGGAGAGACATGTTTGACATAGCTGTcaaatggaggag GATCGCAGACCCAGACCAGCCCGTTCTGTGGTTAGACCAGATGCCTGCCAGAAGCCTCAGCCGAGGCTTCAACAACCACATCAATCTCATCAG GGGGCAGATCATCAACATCAGATACCTGGCCTACTTTGACAACATCCTCAGCTTCATCAAAGACCGAATACTGGTGTACCATGG GGCGTACAACCCCAGAGGCGTTCTGGAAGTCCGCCAGGCTCTTGAAAATGTGAATAAAGTGGAGGACCTGCTTCCTATAATGAAG TTCAACAGTAAAACCAGAGATGGCTTCACAGTCAACTCCAAGGTGCCGAGCATGAAGGATCCCGGGAAGGAGTACGATGGCTTTACCATCACCATAACCGGAGACAG AGTGGGAAACATGCTGTTCTCAGTAGAGACCCAGACGACAGAGGAGCGGACGCAGCAGTACCAGTCCGAGATCGAGTCCATCTACAAAGACCTCACTGCCAAAGGGAAAGCGTTAATGCTGTCCACCGAGCTAGGG GATGCAGACGCAGTGTGTAACCTGATCCTCTCCTTGGTTTATTACTTCTGCAACCTCATGCCTCTCTCTAGAGGATCCAG TGTGGTGGCTTATTCAGTTGTGATGGGGGCGCTGATGGCCAGTGGGAAAGAAGTGATCGGCAGGATCCCCAAAGGAAAG CTGGTGGATTTTGAAGCCATGACCACACCCAGTCCAGACAGCTTCAGTAAAACAGCAAAAAGCTGGATGAGTCTCAAAAG tttACCAGGTTGGTACCAGAGTCTTCCATCTGTGGCAGAGACCTTCCCGTCGACAAGAACGATGATCGAGGTCCTCAACACAGATTCGTCTTCACACTGTCCAAAGAAGTCTTAA
- the LOC114429806 gene encoding protein FAM89A-like, with the protein MNGKSANGSVGGMACIEGLPPLPKSLSGLLNSSGGSWREMERMYVKKTMIQDDLSRGRNNADNLLANKPANLDAALALLRKEMVGLRQQDMSLLCQLWSLHESIQEYKGSCQDLSAASSLSMMENGYFDEDDEYYPEPGATPTGEQPDGDVGDGTPSAKNGSSGGKEDSWDSFHVTI; encoded by the exons ATGAACGGGAAGTCAGCGAACGGCTCCGTGGGAGGAATGGCCTGTATAGAGGGTCTGCCCCCGCTGCCGAAGAGCCTGAGCGGGTTGCTGAACTCGAGCGGCGGCTCCTGGAGAGAAATGGAGAGGATGTACGTGAAGAAGACCATGATCCAGGACGACCTGAGCAGAGGCAGGAACAACGCCGACAACCTGCTGGCCAACAAGCCGGCTAACCTGGACGCTGCCCTGGCGCTTCTGCGGAAGGAAATG GTGGGTTTGCGTCAGCAGGACATGTCGCTGCTGTGCCAGCTGTGGTCTCTCCACGAGTCCATCCAGGAGTACAAGGGCAGCTGCCAGGACCTGAGCGCCGCCTCCAGCCTCAGCATGATGGAGAACGGCTATTTCGACGAGGACGACGAGTACTACCCGGAACCTGGCGCAACCCCTACAGGAGAGCAGCCGGACGGAGACGTCGGAGACGGGACGCCGTCGGCCAAGAACGGGAGCAGCGGCGGAAAAGAGGACAGCTGGGACTCCTTCCACGTCACCATCTGA
- the LOC114429781 gene encoding sprT-like domain-containing protein Spartan: MDEDLLLAIQLQEEFDHEYQSSLFPSSHFEGNGFGNSSKKRKVDTPGGGSDVVVAPYWKQPAPQPERPLSIVDASWEMLDPSPDVRAMFLEFNDMFFWGKLSGVEVKWSPRMTLCAGVCSYEGRGGLCSIRLSEPLLKLRPRKDLVETLLHEMIHALLFVTQNNRDRDGHGPEFCKHMNRINKASGTNITVYHSFHDEVDVYRQHWWRCDGPCQTRKPYFGYVKRAMNRAPSSLDPWWGDHQRTCGGTYTKVKEPEGYGKKGKKDGKSTERKAIGNGTTAGSGSQDLRNIIPFSGKGFLLGGKSQTFTSSSSPQKARTPTPSSSPVASLSKGLLTPSSPAKNLAGLNIPGNSPAVRPAATSTGKQSPIKRSVSNTRVFVNVNGSPVRIPKSQRSKGLNKITQKSIEELFTSTGQRKSTGQKSSSDTRETKSVPSTSSGSTYPTGSPTPTQSRYFPPDSDAALGTTSRKRSRDGGDVFDLFRKTLGGESAVQRESMRTKLPALQQRTTTATTASSSSAEVQSVASSSSSFTVMVSCPVCQAKVQESKINEHLDSCLS; encoded by the exons ATGGACGAAGATTTACTGCTGGCcattcagctgcaggaggagtttGACCATGAATACCAGTCGTCGTTGTTTCCATCAAGTCATTTTGAGGGAAATGGGTTCGGTAACAgcagcaagaaaagaaaagtggaCACACCCGGAGGTGGTAGCGATGTTGTTGTTGCTCCCTACTGGAAGCAGCCGGCTCCTCAGCCGGAGAGACCGCTGTCCATCGTGGACGCGTCCTGGGAGATGCTCGACCCCAGCCCGGATGTCAGGGCCATGTTCCTGGAGTTTAACGACATGTTCTTCTGGGGGAAGCTCAGCGGTGTGGAGGTGAAGTGGAGCCCGAGGATGACCCT GTGTGCCGGTGTGTGTTCGTATGAGGGCCGAGGTGGACTGTGTTCAATCAGACTCAGTGAGCCTCTGCTGAAGCTTAGACCCAGAAAAGACCTGGTGGAG ACCCTCCTCCACGAAATGATCCACGCTCTGCTGTTCGTGACCCAGAACAACCGAGACAGAGACGGCCACGGACCCGAGTTCTGCAAACACATGAACAGGATCAACAAGGCCAGCGGGACCAACATCACT GTCTACCACAGCTTCCACGACGAGGTGGACGTGTACAGGCAGCACTGGTGGCGATGCGACGGGCCCTGCCAGACCCGCAAGCCCTACTTTGGATACGTTAAGAGGGCCATGAACAGGGCTCCGTCTTCCCTGGATCCTTGGTGGGGGGATCACCAGAGGACGTGCGGAGGTACCTACACTAAGGTGAAAGAGCCCGAAGGGTATGGCAAGAAAGGCAAGAAGGACGGGAAGAGCACGGAGAGGAAGGCCATAGGAAACGGCACGACTGCAG GTTCTGGATCACAGGATCTCAGGAACATCATCCCTTTCAGTGGGAAGGGCTTCCTTCTCGGAGGGAAGTCTCAAACCTtcacgtcttcttcttctccccaaAAGGCGCGCACGCCGACACCCTCGTCCAGCCCAGTCGCCTCTCTTTCTAAGGGCTTATTAACACCGTCATCCCCGGCTAAGAACCTAGCTGGCTTGAACATCCCGGGAAACTCCCCCGCCGTCAGACCAGCTGCTACATCCACGGGGAAACAGTCGCCTATAAAGAGGTCGGTTAGCAACACGAGGGTTTTCGTCAACGTCAACGGCTCACCGGTGAGAATCCCCAAATCACAGCGCAGCAAAGGCCTTAATAAAATCACACAGAAGTCCATCGAGGAGCTTTTTACAAGCACAGGTCAAAGGAAGTCAACGGGTCAAAAATCCAGCTCAGACACTAGAGAGACTAAAAGTGTCCCTTCTACCTCGTCCGGCTCGACCTACCCAACCGGATCCCCCACCCCGACACAGTCCAGATATTTCCCTCCCGACAGCGACGCTGCGTTAGGAACCACATCGAGGAAAAGGTCGCGGGATGGCGGCGACGTCTTTGACTTGTTCCGGAAGACGTTAGGTGGCGAGTCGGCGGTGCAGAGGGAGTCCATGCGGACTAAATTACCTGCGCTGCAGCAAAGAACCACTACTGCTACAACcgcatcttcctcctctgcagaagTGCAGAGtgttgcctcctcctcctcctccttcactgtgATGGTAAGCTGTCCGGTGTGCCAAGCTAAAGTTCAGGAGTCAAAGATCAACGAGCACCTGGACTCGTGCCTCTCATGA
- the LOC114429773 gene encoding tetratricopeptide repeat protein 13-like isoform X3, with protein sequence MAPTSRAVVVVALSLLCLSRASFSTEYFSTVTLFNSELHKQGCSSLSEWEDYAADCDSSILQLEDPDCEEGSNSPCESVFSLNAEKILNQAKLFIEQKKIPFPVDNHNTNEELAIGYVLIGNGLYDEAIKHFSLLLQGDPELVSAIYGRGIAYGKKSLQDIKNADLALYELNRVITLEPNWPEVYEQRAEILSPLGRISEALGDLTKAIQLQPSARLYRHRGTLLFISEDYVAAMDDFQQSLELKKNQPIAMLYKGLTFFHRGMLKEAIETFKEALKLKSDFIDAYKSLGQAYRELGDFESAMDSFQKALMLNQNHIQSLQLRGMMLYHHGSIQEAIGNFKRCLQLEPYNEVCQYMKGLSHVAMGQFYEGIKAQTKVMLNDPLLGQKASSEYLKVKYLREYSRYLHSHLDVPVAEYNVDLDLPGNFKNHWAKNLPFLIEDYEEQPGLQPHIKDVLPQNFDSYNNDVQKLVCTADHLGALMQYDTPGFLANRRIHRAMGLATLEVMQAMHRTWSNSKVRVNGKTRQMQWRDMFDIAVKWRRIADPDQPVLWLDQMPARSLSRGFNNHINLIRGQIINIRYLAYFDNILSFIKDRILVYHGAYNPRGVLEVRQALENVNKVEDLLPIMKQFNSKTRDGFTVNSKVPSMKDPGKEYDGFTITITGDRVGNMLFSVETQTTEERTQQYQSEIESIYKDLTAKGKALMLSTELGLVDFEAMTTPSPDSFSKTAKSWMSLKSLPGWYQSLPSVAETFPSTRTMIEVLNTDSSSHCPKKS encoded by the exons ATGGCCCCTACCAGCCGGGCTGTTGTTGTGGTGGCGCTCTCACTGCTGTGTCTGAGCCGGGCGAGCTTCTCCACCGAGTACTTCTCCACTGTCACTTTGTTCAACAGCGAGCTCCACAAGCAGGGATGCAGCTCGCTGTCCGAGTGGGAGGACTACGCGGCTGACTGCG ACTCTTCAATCTTACAGTTAGAAGACCCAGACTGTGAGGAGGGAAGCAACTCACCCTGCGAGTCGGTCTTCTCGCTTAACGCTGAGAAGATCCTG AATCAGGCCAAGTTGTTTATAGAGCAGAAGAAAATCCCCTTCCCAGTAGATAACCACAACACAAACGAAGAACTGG CCATTGGCTACGTCCTGATAGGCAACGGCCTCTACGATGAAGCCATCAAGCACTTCTCGCTCTTATTACAG GGTGACCCAGAGTTGGTCAGCGCCATTTACGGAAGAGGGATAGCATATGGGAAGAAAAGCCTGCAG GACATAAAGAATGCTGACTTGGCGTTGTACGAGCTCAACCGAGTCATCACGCTGGAGCCCAACTGGCCAGAGGTGTacgagcagagagcagag ATCCTGTCCCCTCTGGGTCGTATCAGCGAGGCTTTGGGCGACCTAACCAAAGCCATCCAGCTGCAGCCCTCTGCCCGTCTCTACAGACACAGAGGAACGCTGCTCTTCATCTCAGAG GACTACGTGGCGGCTATGGATGACTTCCAGCAGTCCTTAGAGCTGAAGAAGAACCAGCCTATCGCCATGCTGTACAAAGGCCTGACCTTCTTCCACAGAGGGATGCTCAAA GAAGCCATTGAGACGTTCAAAGAGGCGCTGAAGTTGAAGTCAGACTTCATAGATGCCTATAAAAGCCTCGGGCAGGCCTACAG aGAGCTGGGTGACTTTGAATCAGCAATGGACAGCTTTCAGAAGGCTCTCATGTTGAACCAGAACCACATCCAGTCCCTCCAGCTCCGGGGCATGATGCTGTACCACCACGGCTCAATACAGGAGGCGATCGGCAACTTCAAG AGGTGTCTTCAGTTGGAGCCCTACAATGAGGTGTGTCAGTATATGAAGGGGCTGAGTCACGTGGCCATGGGGCAGTTCTACGAGGGCATCAAGGCGCAGACCAAGGTCATGTTGAATGACCCTCTGCTCGGACAGAAGGCCAGCTCTGAATACCTCAAAGTGAAATACCTCAGAG AGTACTCTCGCTACTTGCACTCCCACCTGGACGTCCCAGTAGCAGAGTACAACGTGGACCTGGACTTGCCAGGGAACTTTAAGAACCACTGGGCCAAGAACCTGCCTTTCCTAATAGAGGACTATGAAGAGCAGCCTGGCCTGCAGCCACATATCAA AGACGTGCTGCCGCAGAACTTTGACAGCTACAACAACGACGTCCAGAAGCTGGTCTGCACCGCCGACCACCTCGGGGCCCTGATGCAGTACGACACCCCTGGCTTTTTAGCTAACAGGAGAATCCACAGAG CCATGGGCTTAGCCACCCTGGAGGTGATGCAGGCCATGCATCGGACATGGAGCAACTCTAAAGTGCGAGTCAACGGCAAGACCAGACAGATGCAGTGGAGAGACATGTTTGACATAGCTGTcaaatggaggag GATCGCAGACCCAGACCAGCCCGTTCTGTGGTTAGACCAGATGCCTGCCAGAAGCCTCAGCCGAGGCTTCAACAACCACATCAATCTCATCAG GGGGCAGATCATCAACATCAGATACCTGGCCTACTTTGACAACATCCTCAGCTTCATCAAAGACCGAATACTGGTGTACCATGG GGCGTACAACCCCAGAGGCGTTCTGGAAGTCCGCCAGGCTCTTGAAAATGTGAATAAAGTGGAGGACCTGCTTCCTATAATGAAG CAGTTCAACAGTAAAACCAGAGATGGCTTCACAGTCAACTCCAAGGTGCCGAGCATGAAGGATCCCGGGAAGGAGTACGATGGCTTTACCATCACCATAACCGGAGACAG AGTGGGAAACATGCTGTTCTCAGTAGAGACCCAGACGACAGAGGAGCGGACGCAGCAGTACCAGTCCGAGATCGAGTCCATCTACAAAGACCTCACTGCCAAAGGGAAAGCGTTAATGCTGTCCACCGAGCTAGGG CTGGTGGATTTTGAAGCCATGACCACACCCAGTCCAGACAGCTTCAGTAAAACAGCAAAAAGCTGGATGAGTCTCAAAAG tttACCAGGTTGGTACCAGAGTCTTCCATCTGTGGCAGAGACCTTCCCGTCGACAAGAACGATGATCGAGGTCCTCAACACAGATTCGTCTTCACACTGTCCAAAGAAGTCTTAA
- the LOC114429773 gene encoding tetratricopeptide repeat protein 13-like isoform X1: MAPTSRAVVVVALSLLCLSRASFSTEYFSTVTLFNSELHKQGCSSLSEWEDYAADCDSSILQLEDPDCEEGSNSPCESVFSLNAEKILNQAKLFIEQKKIPFPVDNHNTNEELAIGYVLIGNGLYDEAIKHFSLLLQGDPELVSAIYGRGIAYGKKSLQDIKNADLALYELNRVITLEPNWPEVYEQRAEILSPLGRISEALGDLTKAIQLQPSARLYRHRGTLLFISEDYVAAMDDFQQSLELKKNQPIAMLYKGLTFFHRGMLKEAIETFKEALKLKSDFIDAYKSLGQAYRELGDFESAMDSFQKALMLNQNHIQSLQLRGMMLYHHGSIQEAIGNFKRCLQLEPYNEVCQYMKGLSHVAMGQFYEGIKAQTKVMLNDPLLGQKASSEYLKVKYLREYSRYLHSHLDVPVAEYNVDLDLPGNFKNHWAKNLPFLIEDYEEQPGLQPHIKDVLPQNFDSYNNDVQKLVCTADHLGALMQYDTPGFLANRRIHRAMGLATLEVMQAMHRTWSNSKVRVNGKTRQMQWRDMFDIAVKWRRIADPDQPVLWLDQMPARSLSRGFNNHINLIRGQIINIRYLAYFDNILSFIKDRILVYHGAYNPRGVLEVRQALENVNKVEDLLPIMKQFNSKTRDGFTVNSKVPSMKDPGKEYDGFTITITGDRVGNMLFSVETQTTEERTQQYQSEIESIYKDLTAKGKALMLSTELGDADAVCNLILSLVYYFCNLMPLSRGSSVVAYSVVMGALMASGKEVIGRIPKGKLVDFEAMTTPSPDSFSKTAKSWMSLKSLPGWYQSLPSVAETFPSTRTMIEVLNTDSSSHCPKKS; this comes from the exons ATGGCCCCTACCAGCCGGGCTGTTGTTGTGGTGGCGCTCTCACTGCTGTGTCTGAGCCGGGCGAGCTTCTCCACCGAGTACTTCTCCACTGTCACTTTGTTCAACAGCGAGCTCCACAAGCAGGGATGCAGCTCGCTGTCCGAGTGGGAGGACTACGCGGCTGACTGCG ACTCTTCAATCTTACAGTTAGAAGACCCAGACTGTGAGGAGGGAAGCAACTCACCCTGCGAGTCGGTCTTCTCGCTTAACGCTGAGAAGATCCTG AATCAGGCCAAGTTGTTTATAGAGCAGAAGAAAATCCCCTTCCCAGTAGATAACCACAACACAAACGAAGAACTGG CCATTGGCTACGTCCTGATAGGCAACGGCCTCTACGATGAAGCCATCAAGCACTTCTCGCTCTTATTACAG GGTGACCCAGAGTTGGTCAGCGCCATTTACGGAAGAGGGATAGCATATGGGAAGAAAAGCCTGCAG GACATAAAGAATGCTGACTTGGCGTTGTACGAGCTCAACCGAGTCATCACGCTGGAGCCCAACTGGCCAGAGGTGTacgagcagagagcagag ATCCTGTCCCCTCTGGGTCGTATCAGCGAGGCTTTGGGCGACCTAACCAAAGCCATCCAGCTGCAGCCCTCTGCCCGTCTCTACAGACACAGAGGAACGCTGCTCTTCATCTCAGAG GACTACGTGGCGGCTATGGATGACTTCCAGCAGTCCTTAGAGCTGAAGAAGAACCAGCCTATCGCCATGCTGTACAAAGGCCTGACCTTCTTCCACAGAGGGATGCTCAAA GAAGCCATTGAGACGTTCAAAGAGGCGCTGAAGTTGAAGTCAGACTTCATAGATGCCTATAAAAGCCTCGGGCAGGCCTACAG aGAGCTGGGTGACTTTGAATCAGCAATGGACAGCTTTCAGAAGGCTCTCATGTTGAACCAGAACCACATCCAGTCCCTCCAGCTCCGGGGCATGATGCTGTACCACCACGGCTCAATACAGGAGGCGATCGGCAACTTCAAG AGGTGTCTTCAGTTGGAGCCCTACAATGAGGTGTGTCAGTATATGAAGGGGCTGAGTCACGTGGCCATGGGGCAGTTCTACGAGGGCATCAAGGCGCAGACCAAGGTCATGTTGAATGACCCTCTGCTCGGACAGAAGGCCAGCTCTGAATACCTCAAAGTGAAATACCTCAGAG AGTACTCTCGCTACTTGCACTCCCACCTGGACGTCCCAGTAGCAGAGTACAACGTGGACCTGGACTTGCCAGGGAACTTTAAGAACCACTGGGCCAAGAACCTGCCTTTCCTAATAGAGGACTATGAAGAGCAGCCTGGCCTGCAGCCACATATCAA AGACGTGCTGCCGCAGAACTTTGACAGCTACAACAACGACGTCCAGAAGCTGGTCTGCACCGCCGACCACCTCGGGGCCCTGATGCAGTACGACACCCCTGGCTTTTTAGCTAACAGGAGAATCCACAGAG CCATGGGCTTAGCCACCCTGGAGGTGATGCAGGCCATGCATCGGACATGGAGCAACTCTAAAGTGCGAGTCAACGGCAAGACCAGACAGATGCAGTGGAGAGACATGTTTGACATAGCTGTcaaatggaggag GATCGCAGACCCAGACCAGCCCGTTCTGTGGTTAGACCAGATGCCTGCCAGAAGCCTCAGCCGAGGCTTCAACAACCACATCAATCTCATCAG GGGGCAGATCATCAACATCAGATACCTGGCCTACTTTGACAACATCCTCAGCTTCATCAAAGACCGAATACTGGTGTACCATGG GGCGTACAACCCCAGAGGCGTTCTGGAAGTCCGCCAGGCTCTTGAAAATGTGAATAAAGTGGAGGACCTGCTTCCTATAATGAAG CAGTTCAACAGTAAAACCAGAGATGGCTTCACAGTCAACTCCAAGGTGCCGAGCATGAAGGATCCCGGGAAGGAGTACGATGGCTTTACCATCACCATAACCGGAGACAG AGTGGGAAACATGCTGTTCTCAGTAGAGACCCAGACGACAGAGGAGCGGACGCAGCAGTACCAGTCCGAGATCGAGTCCATCTACAAAGACCTCACTGCCAAAGGGAAAGCGTTAATGCTGTCCACCGAGCTAGGG GATGCAGACGCAGTGTGTAACCTGATCCTCTCCTTGGTTTATTACTTCTGCAACCTCATGCCTCTCTCTAGAGGATCCAG TGTGGTGGCTTATTCAGTTGTGATGGGGGCGCTGATGGCCAGTGGGAAAGAAGTGATCGGCAGGATCCCCAAAGGAAAG CTGGTGGATTTTGAAGCCATGACCACACCCAGTCCAGACAGCTTCAGTAAAACAGCAAAAAGCTGGATGAGTCTCAAAAG tttACCAGGTTGGTACCAGAGTCTTCCATCTGTGGCAGAGACCTTCCCGTCGACAAGAACGATGATCGAGGTCCTCAACACAGATTCGTCTTCACACTGTCCAAAGAAGTCTTAA
- the LOC114429801 gene encoding protein ARV1-like: MNSLPGCTACSCWLFPEENMGKDAFRCVECNEQAAELHRDYSNGILKITICDSCQKPVDRYIEYDPVIILIDAILCKTQAFRHILFNASLNIHWKLCVFCLLCEAYLRWSLLHGSEPSSDPADIIRYTKEWEFYGMFGLAALELSAFCGSVLWFLWVAVGRLRGGTVELSLLLRALLLSSYGKVLLIPAVIWEHDYSPLCLGLIKLFVLTSNCQAIRVILNSSRRLPLMAVSVGLLSETCVAQACKKLLWSIQDGLRFE; the protein is encoded by the exons ATGAACAGTCTTCCGGGTTGCACAGCGTGTTCCTGCTGGCTGTTCCCGGAGGAAAACATGGGGAAAGACGCGTTTAGGTGTGTTGAATGTAACGAACAAGCAGCAGAACTTCACAGGGACTACAGCAACGGCATTCTGAAGATAACTATATGT GACTCCTGCCAAAAGCCAGTGGACAGGTACATCGAATATGATCCAGTTATCATCCTCATCGATGCCATTCTGTGCAAGACGCAGGCGTTCAGACACATTTTGTTCAACGCAAGCCTGAAC ATCCACTGGAAGCTGTGTGTCTTCTGCCTGCTGTGCGAGGCCTACCTGAGGTGGTCCCTGCTTCATGGCTCTGAGCCGAGCAGCGACCCCGCCGACATCATCAGATACACCAAGGAGTGGGAGTTCTACGGCATGTTTGGATTGGCCGCCCTGG AGCTGTCGGCGTTCTGCGGCAGCGTGCTGTGGTTCCTCTGGGTGGCGGTGGGACGTCTGCGCGGCGGAACCGTAGAGCTCAGCCTGCTCCTCAGAGCCCTGCTGCTGTCCAGCTACGGCAAAGTCCTCCTCATCCCCGCTGTCATCTGGGAGCATGACTACTCCCCGCTCTGCCTGGGCCTCATCAAGCTGTTTGTTCTCACCTCAAACTGTCAGGCTATCAGag tgatcctgaacagcagcagacGCCTGCCGCTGATGGCCGTCTCCGTGGGCCTGCTGTCAGAGACGTGCGTGGCTCAGGCCTGTAAGAAGCTTCTGTGGAGCATCCAGGACGGGCTCAGATTTGAATGA